The segment AAGGTGTAGAGAGTGTATTACAGCTGACGAGAAAGAAACTGAGTAAGAAAATTAAACGCCTAATTATTTTGGGTGGTGGCAAAGTTGGTTTCTATGCAGCGAGGGCTTTAAGCTATAAATACAATGTTGTACTTATCGAAAAAGATAGAGATATCGCCATTGAACTAGCTGAAGAACTTCCAAATACATTAGTAATTCACGGAGATGGTAGAAATGTTGATCTATTAGAGGAAGAGGGCATTGACAACGCAGATGCATTTATTGCAGTAACGGGTGACTCTGAAACTAATATTATCACATCACTAGTAGCGAAGAAACATGGTGTGCAAAAAACGATTGCCCTTGTAGAGAATATGGATTACATCCACTTATCTCAAAATATGGGGGTAGATACGTTAATCAATAAAAAACTAATCGCAGCAAGCTTTATATTCAGATATATCCGAAGAGGTGAGATCATTTCATTAACCAACGTTCATGGTGTGGACGCAGAAGTTCTTGAATTTGTAGTGAACGAAAACTCTCCGGTAACAAAGAAGGAATTAAAAGCATTAGGGTTCCCTAAATCCGCTATTATTGGAGGAGCTATCCGAAAAGGTAAGGCTTATATTCCAAAAGGAGATTTCCAATTCGAACCTTACGATAGAGCAGTGGTACTGACAAGACCAGAGTGTATCGCAAAAGTTGAAGCATTCTTCCGTTAATCTGAATATTATCTTAGGTAAGAGATCAAATGCAACGTAAAAGTCAATTTAATGTAGGACTGATATGTAGAGTCCTTGGTGTACTGATTTTACTCAATGGTATTTTCATGTTTACCTGTCTTCCTTTTGCCTTCTATTTTGGTGATGGAGATTGGAAAGCATTAGTACAATCTGGTGTTATTACAGTAATTGCAGGAGGGTTTGGTATGTTATACGCCCAAAAAATGGGCTATGAACAAGTTTTTAAAAAGAAAGACGGTTATATTATTGTTTCATTAGGTTGGGCATTAATGGCTTTCTTTGGAAGCTTACCTTATATCTTCAGTGAAATACAGGCATCGTTTGCTGATGCTTATTTTGAGACGATTTCTGGGTATTCTACAACCGGAGCATCTATTCTAACAGATATTGAAGGAGTAGGAAAAGGTATTTTATTCTGGAGAAGCTTAACACAATGGATAGGTGGAATGGGTATCATTGTATTAGCAGTGGCTGTACTTCCATTCTTAGGAATTGGTGGGATGCAGCTATTCGTTGCAGAAGCTCCAGGTATCTCTCCTGA is part of the Flammeovirga agarivorans genome and harbors:
- the trkA gene encoding Trk system potassium transporter TrkA — encoded protein: MKIIIAGAGDVGFHLGKLLAHEDHDITLLDTDEDSLNHAANHIDVATIKGSSTSFNILEEANVSKSDMLIAVTSSEETNLITCMIAKRLGAKRTIARIINSEYLHSRDVLDMRRMGVDEMISPQVLATKEIKRLLKEAAITDTFEFEKGLLSLIGITIDQEKPLVGKTLEETTYLNPDFKFLTVAILRNDETIIPRGDTRFELNDHVYYIAKPEGVESVLQLTRKKLSKKIKRLIILGGGKVGFYAARALSYKYNVVLIEKDRDIAIELAEELPNTLVIHGDGRNVDLLEEEGIDNADAFIAVTGDSETNIITSLVAKKHGVQKTIALVENMDYIHLSQNMGVDTLINKKLIAASFIFRYIRRGEIISLTNVHGVDAEVLEFVVNENSPVTKKELKALGFPKSAIIGGAIRKGKAYIPKGDFQFEPYDRAVVLTRPECIAKVEAFFR